One genomic region from Anopheles bellator chromosome 2, idAnoBellAS_SP24_06.2, whole genome shotgun sequence encodes:
- the LOC131212139 gene encoding uncharacterized protein LOC131212139 isoform X1: MFSSMPPTASGGDSAGNKKGNWFWSLRRQPKAKKSVLEPDKPKQQSCVDLSADNGMLYGGVNGSSLQHGNHRLDEVSVSSSSIEGRLPDSGCTCEYVQLGVVEPAETSGNISTTATVTTTVSRHLNDLLPPGVSSSSDSNLALSSKPDVAAATGPGSSDSAPDGAPTATPAVYETNSLRRRRERVYCSKTVTTVTKTTVMNRQRTYRVGLIFSDNGELLNSNLDLRQLVEESKQNFLNALGHNGAARPLDEVPSIPPPPRLPASGSVEPPSVAADPPKKYPELNNNAQEGRRASQDRSLRHQFSILDDSNFDYIDDSADLFNRNYPHQPAAAAAAPSSNGGRSGDSVTPVPAFPVTKVLKMCNNCKNKSNLVYKRSCSQPDRKQINDELIEVESEMKAHESKEENKHSNKDKQMALGRKKFNMDPKKGIEFLYENQLLKTDAQDVAQFLYKGEGLNKTAIGDYLGEKNDFNEQVLKAFVELHDFTNLILVQALRQFLWSFRLPGEAQKIDRMMECFAQRYCQLNPDIFTNTDTCYVLSFAIIMLNTSLHNPSVKEKPTVEQFISMNRGINNGGDLPRELLESLYESIRAEPFKIPQDDGNDLMHTFFNPDKEGWLWKQGGRYKSWKRRWFILNDNCLYYFEYTTDKEPRGIIPLENIAVREVTDRSKPHCFELHASGGADIIKACKTDSEGKVVEGKHTVYRMSAATEEEQLEWISRLNQSISHNPFHDILVQRKKKALAKKFYHTLWEWLSCGLWRSGRKSVPERQQTTVKEYQLMQL, encoded by the exons ATGTTCTCCTCGAtgccaccgacggccagcggcggcgatAGCGCCGGCAACAAGAAAGGCAACTGGTTCTGGTCGCTCCGCCGGCagccgaaggcgaagaagtCTGTGCTGGAACCGGACAAACCGAAGCAGCAAAGCTGCGTCGATTTGTCGGCCGACAACGGGATGCTCTACGGTGGTGTGAACGGATCTTCGCTCCAACACGGCAACCACCGGCTCGATGAGGTGTCGGTGAGCAGTTCGTCCATCGAGGGCCGCCTTCCGGACAGTGGGTGCACCTGTGAGTACGTCCAGCTCGGCGTCGTCGAGCCAGCGGAAACGAGCGGTAATATctcgacgacggccaccgtcaCGACAACCGTGTCGCGGCATCTGAACGACCTGCTACCTCCGGGGGTGAGCTCATCCTCCGACAGTAACCTTGCCTTAAGCTCCAAACCCGATgtcgctgctgccaccggtccTGGTAGCAGTGATTCCGCGCCAGATGGCGCCCCAACGGCGACACCGGCGGTGTACGAAACGAACAGTTTGCGGCGCCGCCGGGAACGGGTGTACTGCTCGAAGACGGTAACGACGGTCACGAAGACCACGGTGATGAACCGACAGCGGACGTACCGCGTCGGGCTGATCTTCAGCGATAACGGAGAACTGCTGAACAGCAATCTGGACCTGCGGCAGCTGGTCGAGGAGAGCAAACAGAACTTCCTGAACGCCCTCGGTCACAACGGTGCTGCCCGTCCACTGGACGAGGTGCCCAGCatcccaccaccgccacgatTACCTGCCTCAGGGAGCGTCGagccgccgtcggtggccgctgATCCGCCGAAGAAGTATCCCGAACTGAACAACAACGCTCAGGAGGGCCGCCGAGCGTCACAGGATCGATCGCTGCGCCATCAGTTCAGCATACTGGACGACAGCAACTTCGACTATATCGACGACAGTGCCGATCTGTTCAACCGGAACTACCCTCatcagccggcggcggcggcggcggcacccagcAGCAATGGCGGTCGGTCCGGCGATTCGGTGACTCCCGTCCCGGCGTTCCCCGTTACCAAAGTGTTGAAAATGTGTAATAACtgtaaaaacaaaagcaatcTAGTCTACAAACGGAGCTGCTCCCAGCCGGATCGGAAG CAAATCAACGATGAGCTGATTGAGGTCGAGTCGGAAATGAAAGCGCACGAAAGCAAGGAGGAGAACAAACATTCCAACAAAGACAAGCAGATGGCGCTGGGGAGGAAAAAGTTCAACATGGATCCAAAGAAAG GCATAGAATTTTTATACGAAAACCAACTTCTCAAGACCGACGCACAGGATGTAGCACAGTTTCTCTACAAAGGCGAAGGACTCAACAAAACGGCGATCG GTGATTATTTGGGTGAGAAAAATGACTTCAACGAGCAGGTGTTGAAGGCCTTCGTAGAACTGCACGACTTTACGAATTTGATACTGGTGCAAGCTTTAAG GCAATTCCTCTGGTCATTCAGACTGCCCGGCGAGGCGCAGAAGATCGATCGTATGATGGAATGCTTCGCTCAACGGTACTGCCAGCTCAATCCCGACATCTTCACCAACACGGACACGTGCTACGTGCTGAGTTTTGCCATCATCATGCTCAACACGTCGCTCCATAATCCCTCG GTCAAAGAAAAGCCGACGGTTGAACAGTTCATTTCCATGAACCGTGGTATCAACAACGGTGGCGATCTTCCGCGCGAGCTTTTGGAG TCCCTGTACGAGTCGATACGTGCCGAGCCGTTCAAAATACCGCAGGATGATGGTAACGATCTGATGCACACCTTTTTCAATCCCGACAAGGAGGGCTGGCTGTGGAAGCAAGGTGGAAG GTATAAATCGTGGAAACGCCGTTGGTTCATTTTGAACGATAATTGTCTGTATTACTTCGAGTACACCACCGACAAGGAGCCGAGGGGCATCATTCCATTGGAAAACATTGCG GTGCGGGAAGTAACGGACCGGAGCAAACCGCACTGCTTCGAGCTGCATGCGAGCGGCGGGGCGGACATTATCAAGGCCTGCAAAACCGACAGCGAGGGCAAGGTGGTGGAAGGTAAGCACACCGTTTACCGCATGTCCGCCGCAACCGAGGAGGAGCAGCTGGAGTGGATCAGCCGCCTGAACCAGTCGATCAGCCACAATCCGTTCCACGACATTCTAGTACAAAGGAAAAAGAAGGCTCTGGCAAAAA AGTTTTACCACACTTTGTGGGAATGGTTGAGTTGCGGGTTATGGCGCAGCGGCCGTAAATCAGTGCCCGAACGGCAACAAACCACCGTAAAAGAGTATCAGCTAATGCAACTgtaa